ttcagtcgGTTGCCAAAATGACATTTCTAATTTTGAAGCtttcaaataatattttcttttctttaagcTTTATTTAAATGaccaaaaactatttttaacagttttagtTTCATAGTTAACAATAACTACACTGATGATTGAAtctttggatgaactattcctttaacaattTAGACAGAAACTCAATGCTGAAAGTCAAACCAAGATTCAGCAGCTTTTATGATATGCTATATATAATGAAATAGTTTATAATCACAAAATAATTAATAGTAATGCCTTTTTTTAGACAGAGCGAGGAGGTTTGCTCATCACTGGCACTATTTGTATAACGGGTTGCTAAAATACTGCCACTTCTAAAATCAATCAGAACTAATAACTGTTTCGGCAAGGAGGAAGAGCTTGTGAAGTACATTGTAAAATCAATCAGACACATTAACCCATTGCTCCTGTTAACCCACTCTAAGTGTCTGAGATCTTAATGGCAGAAACTAAAACTGCACAGTTATTATAGCTGACACCCTAAAACATCACAATCAATATTTAAGGCCCTTACTGCAGTGTCAAATTCATCACAAGGCAGAGTTAGCGTCAAAATGGCTTCAATCACaggtttttaaaaatgtgttgagACAGGTCTGTCCGTCTTTGAATAAAAGTGATGTCAGGGTGCAGGGCCACGGCAACGCACAGTGCtatcaaatttaattttgatCTCCAACAGGACGTTTTTATAGGCAGCAATAACAACAATGTCCTTAATCTAAGATAGGGCCATAAAACATGTGACCACCTTCATCTCAGCTTCTATTCAAGAAGTTATCAGCGAGAAAACGCTATTTGGGATGTTCTCATTCCTCAATCATGCTGCTTATTAAATTGAAGAGCAACAATAAAACATTCTCTCATATGTTTTGGTTTTATTTCTTGGCTTTGTGGCTGTGTGATTTGACCTTGGCTGAACCTGAACGTCTGAGACGTTTACCTTCAAACTTGCTAACATGTACGTCTCTTTCTGAATAGGGTTCGAACACAGTCCTGCATTATTAATTCTTGGAAAGACGCAATCTTTTGCGGTACCTGGTTCTGATTAAGCCAAAGGTCCAAAGTTCCTCTCACAAACGTGAAGCTTTCAGTCACACCGAGTGAAACGTGAGTACGGCTGCCATTGAACGGATTCAGAAAGCTCAACTCAAAGCCCTCCGCATGAGTAGAGACCAGACTTAAACCACATGGCTATAGCGCTAAGCCGCCCAAATGTTCCTCGGTTGGGAGAACGTCACATTCCAGACATACCTCCGGAAAAATGTGTAGAATATGGAAAATGTGAAAGGCTGTGATTGACAGTGGAACGTTTGCTGGATGCTGGCCATTAGAGAAGTCACTATGGAAACAGAAGCAGAGAGAGCTGTGTCTTCTGACACCTTTTCTGCATCGCCAATCATCAGTCTGATAACGAACAAAGTGGGAAAAATGTGGCACTAAAATACTTCATGCAGGGATCAAGGCTGTAGCTTTCAGACAAAAAAATCACTTCTTGCTCTGTATTGCACAAGGACAGATTCTGCAGCTGCCCCTAACAAAAGGAACTAAGTGTAATTCTAAATCCTTATATTTATAGCATTTGAAAGCTGCTTTAAATATAACACTGAAATAAGCTGAGATGTTAAAGCAATTAGGCGAGCTGAATGTTTACTATTAATTTGGATACAATAATATCAAGAGGGGAATACATTTCCGAGGGGGGTGAATCCaagaataataattttacttcCTTTGAGAAACATTCTCTGAGATAATTTTTGACACAGCCTACTGCGGGAAAACAGGTTAAATCAAGCCTTTGAAAAACACTATAGTTAAACAAACAGTAGTGGCTAAATATAACTATGTTCAAAACAAACCTCCTCTTTACTGGCATTTATTTATTACTCTTAAAAGATAATATTTAGTCACCCCTTATTCTAGCAAactatgtgtatgtgtatacaaagtgtatgtgagcgtgtatgtgtgtgtatatacagtcaagcccgaaattattcatacccctggcaaattctgacttgaagttacttttattcgACCAGCAAGTTTTCTTTTTGAAaaacggaaatgacacaggcttctcccaaaagataataagatgatgtacaagaggcatcattgtggaaaaaatatttctcagcttttatttacatttaaacaaaaagtggcatgtccaaaattattaatatcctttgcaaactgtcaaagtctatgggaaaatccaaagttctataccattccaaatagtccaagctgttctaaagcatcctaattaccctgattcattggggaaagctattttaatcaactcaactggtaaaaaacaaaagctctctgctgttggtttgtgggcagtcatggctaagacaagggagctcactgaggacctgtggctgcgcattgtggctgcttataagtcaggaaagggctataagaccatatctaaatgtttgaagttccagtggccaCAGAGCAAAGTATTATTacaaaatacaagacgttctgcactgtgaaaaatctcagaggacgtggtcggaagccaaaagtgacacctgtgctggccaggaggatagtgagagaggtaaaaaagaatccaagaagccatcctgatgaatctgggctctgctggtggcaaacagtccaacggacactgcacaccgctgggttccaaggacgcagaccaaggaggacaccacttctccagataaggcacacaaacgcctgcttggcctttgcaaatgctcatctggacaaagaagacttctggtcttctgttttatggtcagatggaacaaaaattgaattgtttggccacaacaATGtggccttcatttggcgtaaaaaaggagaagccttgaaccttaagaacaccatccccactgtcaaacatggtggtgggaacctgatgttttgggttttttgggtttttttagccggtggaccagggaacctaatcgcagtaaacggcaccatgaaaaaggagcaatacatctaaattctcaacaacaacatcaggcagtctgcagagaaacttggtctttggcaccagtggacatttcagcacggcagcgacccaaaacacagcaaaagtggtgaagaaatggatagcagataaaaacattaacgttttgcagtggcccagccagagtcctgacttaaatccaattgagaatttgtggaggaagctaaagatcagggtgatggcaaggagaccctccaatctgaaagagttggagcttatcgctaaagatgaatgggcaaaaataccagtggagacatgcaaaaagctggtcagcaattataggaagcgtttgattgctgtaatagccaaaaaaaggcttttctattaattattgagaagggtatgaataattttggacatgccactttttgttcaaatgtaaataaaagatgagtaatattttttccacaatgatgcctcttgtacatcttccacaatgatgcctcttttatcttttgggagaagcctgtgtcatttccggtcaaaaaaaggtaacttttattcatcaaataattctgaaaaatgtatcacaggttccaatatGTGtgtggtgtatatatatatatcccaaCTTGATAATAAagtagcatattagaatgatttctgaaggataatgtgacactgaagactgtactaatgatgctgaaaattcagcttttcatcacaggaataaattctgttttaaagtatattcaaatagaaaatcacttttttaaattgcaagaatatttcacaatattactgtttttttcagtatttttatacaaataaacgcagccttgacgagcagaaaagtcttctttaaaaacattacaaatcttactgatccaaaacttttgaacagctgcGTTTTTAATTTATCGAAATACTTTAGAAAAATAGATATTCCATTGTACTCCTGTCCACAAAACAGCCAGCTGTTAATATCCAAACACCCCCCTGAAAACTAAAAAATGGTGACAAAACAATGTGACCTGTGATGTAATTTTTTCTGCAGTGGGAACACATTATTGGCTGTCATCTATGTTGGGTAGATTGTTATGGTTTGCAGTAttttaatcataataaaatatgaGGTTAACCTGTTCAAGAAAATACCATTTGTTTGAACAGACAATGCATGCCACTGAAATTATGAGTCAAAACATGTTGTTAAATTATCTATGATTACAATTAATTATCTTTCCCAAAATGTTGGGTAAAGTGTGTCAGATGGTGTGTCAGTGGCTCAGCTAAGAGAGTCCTGCCATCAAATGCAggaaaattattacaaatattattagtattattaataatatgacaaaatgtcaaaaaatatcATGAATATTAAACCATATCCTGGATAATATACAGCAAAGTAAGACTTAAAAGACTTCAAATAAGAGGCCACATGACTGGCCAAGGGCTTTGAACCACACTAAAGCTAAAAAAGGAGACTACTCATGCAAACCAAACATCACGGTTTGTCTAGAGCCACTTAGCAGTAATAAAATGGTGAATAATTCCTCAAAACATCATTGTAACAAAGCAAATCATAAGGATACACCCATTATATTGGCGCATAAAATGACAAGTATTTTGCTAGGACTAGACGGCAAACCACTGAGTGTAGACATTCAGAGTACTAGCCTTAGTCATAAAAATCAGAAAGGTCAAAACATCACTGAAGTAATTGATTCGCCTGGGGtggaaaacacacacaaataataGAAATGCACAAATAAAAGACGGGAAAATAAATAGTGGTGTATTTAAAATGCCTCTGTTGTTTTACGCAGATCATAAAGTTTCAGAGCGACGAACAATGCATGGTCACAACCATGTGCTTTTGTTTTGATCGAGAGCCGCAAAGTGATGTCATCTATACTTATGCAAAACCAGTGTGGGGGTAATTGCCTTTGTAATGGCAGAGCCCACTTAAAACAGTCTGAAACTATGAGGAGAAAAACAACTGGAAACGTGGAAAGACTTGTCGCTGAATATTCTACCAGCTCTTGCGGCTAAACGCAGCTTTTCACTTTCAAAGTTACTGAGCACGTTCCAGCCCATTATGTCATTTTTAAGTGTCTTGTAAAAGCCTGTATggtattagcatgtttctaaatgGGTTTTATAAAGATCATTTTTATGATAATGTCTAAGATAGTCTAAGATTACTGGGACATTatcatttctaacatttttatcATTTCTCAGGCCAAGGATAATAGAGAGAAGGAGCAGACACCCCTTGTTACATAATGTACTGAACTGAGGGTTGCATTTTAAGCAAAAGCATTAAAATATCATTATTGATTAGCTATATTGGCACATTGCATTGAGATTTTACATAATGCATTTTGTGAGAGGGACAGAGAAATATTTAACTGAATTTCCGCTCATAAATTTAGCCTAGTTAACTtcatattgtatttttgtttacTGAACATGCTTTTCTCAGAAAGTATGGACAATtaaatattagtaaaaaaaaaatacagtttagcAATTGACGCGCTGTTGAAGATGTTAGAAATATCCTAATTTaagaaatattaattaaaaagatTCAACATCAAAatcaataattataaatatactaTCATTCAAACGTTTGGAGAaagtaaggaaaggaaaggattggttgacttccagaataaaaacttcctgataatttactcccatgtcatccaagatgttcatttctttcttagtccaaaaaaaatacattttttgaggaatttttctccatatattggacttcaatgggagccaaatGCCTAAAGTTTCaatccagcttcaaagggctcttcacaatcccagctgaggaataagggtcatcTCTATTgaaacgatcggccattttcttaaaaaaaaaaagggaaataatatattttttatccacaaatgctcatcttgcactagcttgatttcacacattacgtagtcacgttggaaagctCATGCATGATGTAGGCGGAAGCaaagacccagtgtttacaatgcaAACGTGCATATAAATTTGAACACCCATTACAAATAAGGTAAAACAACGGTGTTGGATGATTTTGAGTTTTTGACCTGATTACGTAATGTGCGAAGTCGCAGACACGCATCGTAAAGCTTGTGCAAGATGAgcaattgtggttaaaaagtatacatttttaattttttaagacaatgaccaatcatttcattagataagacccttattcctcagctggaatcgtgtaaatccctttgaagctgcattgaaactgcaatttggaccttcaaccccatagttcactatatggaaatatatgttttcctcaaaaaccttaatttctatttgaatgaagaaacaaagacaagaAAAAAAACGTCacgatattactgtttttatactgtaattttgatcaaatatagggttgtcacgataccataaaaatgactaacgatactataccagctgaagtatcacgagACCAAGTAGTattctgttaatttaaaattcaaatctacaaaatgaataaaaaaattcattaataaaaagatgtaaatgaaaacaggcaagatttttctctgaatacttcactaatgtgaataaatgactggctattgttatccatgaaatcatgtcaacaaaagtcatctgagcactgcacagaagcttcatagagtgacatttagatgtggtatttatgcatttagactgtacttataattgcataaataatgttataagataaatgttttaaatacaaaactctgaatatagaaatatgttggaaaagaatggaacatgacgggaaacttaaaaccgccagcagatggcagcagtgttcatgattgaatcactgagttgttcaaacgattctttcaaaacggctgaatcattcaggggtgaatcaaatgactcgtttttatgaatggcttagtgaatcagtgattcgcccaaactaacgcgaattcagattcgaacacagaaacgaaactaaaacatcttgctcgtgtcttattgctgaactgtcacggacatttttgctgccatatcttaaaatttccaagttatatatatatatatatatataatgattgataagaaccaaggtcaaaaccactatgttaatgaatggaattgcattcgtgatcgcaaagatgcttccagaaacgaattattacacatgttctaaaagtgggcaaatgaataaaaatacgaaaattctgtctagtaaaatattttgatgtttaataattgattcttgggctgatattttttaaataacattagacagtcgtctgaatcagaccctctcttctgaaactgcagcgtgaacaaggACGTGCGCGTGcagcttctcatttcaaactgaactgaagcatgGTGAAACACTGAATAGCATAAAGCCTATACACCGcttgtactacacaaagcacagcagaaagacattttggcagtcaacttgtaatgtttctgctggcgtgcatgaacgttttaaacagtgttcctgccgtgcatacaacatatcttatGGTGCTACCATTTGGACGATACTatcgtttcaaaaatgcaatggcaccgcgggtatttgtaagctttagtatcgcgatactaccgtagtaccggtataccgtgcaaccctaatcaaataaatgtaatcttGGTGAGCAAAACCGACCCCAAAGGTTGCAaccaagcgtgccgtaggtgtcctgaaaagtgaagccaaaagttttcgatcgccccccggtggctggctgcagtataggtcataaaccccgccctctccatgtaatctaatgggacgtgagccaaactaaataatcgaattacacggcaaataatttttttccaaaggtgatttccatcgtgtgaggtagtttttataatgctgattcatgctcaggtgttcgtttttctaataagtttgcttttaagtagttatttgatgctataaaaacggggtgtggtgtcatgattgtgatcgtgcgattgggtctgcgggagtttgggcgggactttgacaccgcggctccgcctcacgacactactgcgcatgctctggctccaaacgaacctctactgcgcatgctctggctccaaatgacgtaacttcccccaagatggtagcggccatattgagctgttttggcttcacttttctatagtggaaagaagcggaaacgcgttgtccatcttttttacagtctatggttgcaACAGTGTAAATgctttgtgtatatatattttagtgtATATATGGCCTTTAGcaaacaactaaataaaaaaatgataatgaTGCAGTGTGTCCAACCAGAAATCTCCATCAGGAGTACTTTACCAACATTCTTCCATGCACTTTTCATATATAAGGTTATCCTTCATCTCTTTTCTCCCAGAACTCATTTCTGAAAGCTCAGTGTGTTCAGGAGGGACTAACTGTACCTGAGAGAAATGGAGGTTCCGTTGACAGACTCTGAGTGCCGTCTGCTCGGACTAAAGCCCCCCTGCGGGGCATAGCGCTCACTTCCACAGCACAGGATCATAAGGAAGGCTCTTCGAAAAGCCCGGTTCAGAAAAGCATACAGGAACGGATTCAAGCCCGAGTTGATGTAACCCAACCAGAGCCAAGCGGTCCACATCTGCCAGGGCACGCTGTAATTGATGAAGGGATCCACCACGTTGGTGATAAAGAAGGGCGCCCAGCACAGACAGAAGCAGCCCATGATGACAGCAAGGGTTTTGGCCGCCTTGGTTTCGTTTTTAATGCGACTGGAGCCGTGTTGATCGTGGTTGGGGTAAGTCGAAGAAGGGGCCGAGCCGGCCCTGTGCAGCGAGCCGATTCGTCGAGCGTGTCCCATAGCGGTGACGTATATCCGCTGATAGGCGAGAACCATCAGCACTAGAGGCACGTAGAAGGCCACGGCCGAACACACTAGAGCATAGGGGCGGTTCACCATGAACACACAAGTCGAATTACGGGAGGAGTTGAATTTTCTTTGTTCGATCTGGGaaacaaatatgaaataaaaaacacagaaaacaaattaagaatgcatcaatatttaaattttagctGATACCAAAAAcagaattattttcattttatggtCGATAACTGATAAATGGTCAATATTGcaattttacaatattttgtctaaaaaattaaaacactaaaaataaatcttaaataccCAGTATTCCTCTGAATTGTGTGAGGTAaactcacagttcagacttttttcctcagaattgcatgatataaactcgaaatagAAACTTgaagttctgaggaaaaaaaagtcagaattgtgaaacataaaCAATTATGAGGACAtaaccatttctgagaaaaagtcagaattgtgagatataaactcacaattctgaggaaaaagtctgaattgtgaaatataaacttgcaattctgaggaaaaatgtcagaatcgtgaaatataaactcacaattctgaggaaatagtcgcaattctgaaaaaagaagtcagaattgtgtgatataaactctcaattcagacttttttatcagaagtgcatgatataaactcccaattcggaggaaataatcataattgcgggatataaactcacaattctgaggacaaaaacaagcaattctgagaaataaagtcagaattatgagatataaactcacaattctgaggaaaaaagtcgcaattttgaaaaaagaagtcagaattgcatgatataaattcccAATTCTGGGGAAAATCAtagttgtgggatataaactcaattctgagaaataaagtcagaattaagagacataaacaagcaattctgaggaaaaaagtcagatttgtgagttataaactcacaattctgaggaaaaaagtcacaattatgaaaaaagaagtcagaattgcatgatataaactcacaattctggtgaaaaaatcataattgcgggatataaacttgcaattctgaggacataaacaagcaattctgaggaaaaagtctgaattgtgaaatataaacttgcaattctgaggaaaaagtcagaattataagataaaaactcaaaattctaactttttctcagaattgcgtgctataaactcgaaattgcaagtcaaaaagtaagaattgtggaatataaactcgtaattctgtgaaaaaaagtcagaattgcgttatgTTAACTTGCAATAaagacctttttttctcagaattgcatgatataaacccggGATatatgtgggatataaactcgcagttctgaggaaaaaagtcagaattgtgagacataaacaagcaattctgaggaaaaaagtccgaaatgtgagatataaattcacaattctgaggaaaaaagttgcaattctgaaaaattgcTGATATAAACCcgcatttcagatttttttctcagaattgaatgatataaactcccaattctgaggaaaaaaatcataattgcgggatataaactcacaattctgaggacataaacataaaaaaaagaataatcagaaacatgagatataaactcgcaattctgcgagtcataattatgagataaaaactaaaaattctgactttttctcagaattgcgtgctatagactcgaaattgcaagtcataaagtaagaattgtggaatataaactcgtaattctgaggaaaaaaagtcagaattgtgagacataaactcaattttgaggaaaaaaagtcagaaacgtgatatataaactcacaattctgaggaaaaaaaactttttctatttttatataagtgtaatttattcctatgaagGCAAAGCTGAAAAGCTTTACTTTAGTAgacattactccattcttcagtgtcacatttctTTCAGAAAGTACaaaggcaattttttttaatgtatatatatattttgccatCACTTTAAaccaattcaatgcatccttttTGAATACTGAATTTAAGTTATtaaaacttctgacctcaacctTTTGAACAGTGGGGTAATCCCTTGCATTCATATTCAATTTATTTtgtaatgtatatttttaatcaTTACTTTAATTGCCAAGAATCTAACATTCCTTAAAATGGTAACACCCAAGGAGTGACATCATTTAGACCCTTTCTACTGTATAAATAAcatcattaaatttttttaaattgttacataaatatttaatgCACCCTGCACAGATATAGCAGAAAGTAATTACTTAAAGCATATAAAACATCAGCATAACCAGAAGAAAGCATCCAGCAGCTCCTCACTTACAAAGCTCTCGATTCCAATGGTATTCCAACTTTGCATGATGGGAAGAAATGAGATGAAAATGGGGATGACCCAGCATCCAACCAGCATCAGTGAGACTCTCACAGGTGTCATCTTGTTATTGTAGACCAGAGGCTGACAGCAAATCGCATAGTACCTGCGCAAGACAAAAAAAGTGCAGATATCTCAAGAACGATTCATAGATGCTGTCAGACAGTAGTGTCTTTCGTAATCAATGCGTCTCTACATACTGTACTTTCACATTCCTAGATGATTATGCAGATCTTTTCTAGAAAGGCTAATGCTGTGAATTACATACAACCAGAAAATATGCTCTCACTAGAGACTGTAGAGGCAAAAACATCATGAGTCATGGGAATCATATGGATGGAGAAAGGACTTGGTGACACAGTGGGATAGATAAACAGAATTTGTTGcttgaaagagaaagagagatatGGCTTTGAGAGACTAAGAATGAGTCATGTTACTGCCATATGGACCAGGTGTGGTGCATAAATCACAGCTGCTCTTTTACAGACCAAGGGAGATGCGGTCTTCCTAATGGGTGAGCATGAGAAAATTTGCATACGTAATGCAGCAAATTACAGATAATTAGCTGACACGCTGACAAGCCCCTGGAGTTAGCATCAAGACATAAACTATGTGTTTCTTTTCGTGTGTGTACGTTTTTGAATGTATAGTTCACTCTGTGAGTGAACCGTTGTACATAAAACACATCTTTACAATCAAAGAAACGTAACAATTAGGAATCAGACAAAATATAAATTAGACATAACAATACAGGCCGGACATCATCTTTGTATATAACACAGCAGGCAACCAGAAAAGCATTGTAGCACATTGTAATTTGGTTACGCATGATTACAGGGCTTAAACCTTTTAGAGCGCCTCTGGATGCCAACATGCAAATCCTGCCgtttaaaggagaaaaaaaagtaaataaattgtatagATAAATAAATCCAAAAGTCTAGAATGAtcaatcttcttttttttttaaccaaggctgcatttatttgatgaaaaatccaataaaaacagtaatattgtgaaatattattagacgttttctattttgatatgttttaaaattaattcaatttagtaatttatccctgtgatgcaaagcttaattttcagcagccattatttcagtctttagtgtcacatgatcctccagaaatcattctaatgtgctgatttgctgcttgattATTATTGGTGTCTAatttgtaatgatatttcacaatattactgtttttactacatttttgatcaaataaatgcagccttagtgagcttaaaatacatctttacaaaaaaaaaacatatatacagctgaagccaaaagtttacatacaccttgcagaatctacaaaatgttaattattttaccaaaacaatatggatcatacaaaatgcatgttattttttatttagtactgacctgaataagatatttcacatatagtccacaagagaaaacaaaaataaaatagttgaatttacaaaaacttACCCTGTTCGAaagttactgtgttgttacctgaatgatccacagctgttttttgtttagtgatagttgttcatgagtctcttgtttgtcctgaacagttaaactacctgctgttcttcagcatttttgtgtattttaaccctttccaacaacga
The genomic region above belongs to Garra rufa chromosome 19, GarRuf1.0, whole genome shotgun sequence and contains:
- the LOC141292637 gene encoding 5-hydroxytryptamine receptor 4-like gives rise to the protein MATASDSADDSVDEVVSKHTSKITLSIVLVTIIILTALGNLLVMVALCKDRQLRKKKTNFFIVSLAFADLLVALVVMPLAAIELTTGQWNYGETFCLVRTSLDVLLTTASILHLCCIALDRYYAICCQPLVYNNKMTPVRVSLMLVGCWVIPIFISFLPIMQSWNTIGIESFIEQRKFNSSRNSTCVFMVNRPYALVCSAVAFYVPLVLMVLAYQRIYVTAMGHARRIGSLHRAGSAPSSTYPNHDQHGSSRIKNETKAAKTLAVIMGCFCLCWAPFFITNVVDPFINYSVPWQMWTAWLWLGYINSGLNPFLYAFLNRAFRRAFLMILCCGSERYAPQGGFSPSRRHSESVNGTSISLRLSFLQNRRYSDNSNRFLSCELESQESVGAS